A single region of the Brassica rapa cultivar Chiifu-401-42 chromosome A03, CAAS_Brap_v3.01, whole genome shotgun sequence genome encodes:
- the LOC103856601 gene encoding ras-related protein RABE1c isoform X1, with product MAAPPARGRADYDYLIKLLLIGDSGVGKSCLLLRFSDGSFTTSFITTIGIDFKIRTIELDTKRIKLQIWDTAGQERFRTITTAYYRGAMGILLVYDVTDESSFNSNFCFCLSIDIFYFIYIFALFWTCFLDLVADIRNWIRNIEQHASDNVNKILVGNKADMDESKRAVPTSKGQALADEYGIKFFETSAKTNLNVEEVFFSIAKDIKQRLTDTDSRAEPATIRISQTDQAAGAGQATQKSACCGT from the exons ATGGCTGCTCCACCTGCTAGGGGTAGAGCCGATTACGATTACCTCATAAAGCTTCTCCTGATCGGTGATAGCG GTGTGGGCAAAAGTTGTTTGCTGTTAAGGTTCTCTGATGGCTCATTCACCACTAGCTTCATCACCACCATTGG CATTGATTTTAAGATTAGAACTATTGAGCTTGATACTAAACGCATCAAGCTCCAGATTTGGGATACTGCTGGTCAAGAACGTTTTCGAACCATCACCACTG CTTATTACCGAGGGGCAATGGGCATTTTGCTGGTCTATGATGTCACAGACGAGTCATCCTTTAACAGTAACTTTTGCTTCTGTCTAAGCATTgacatcttttattttatttacatttttgctCTGTTCTGGACCTGTTTTCTTGACCTTGTTGCAGATATTAGGAACTGGATTCGTAATATTGAACAGCACGCTTCGGATAATGTTAATAAAATCTTGGTAGGGAACAAAGCCGATATGGATGAGAGCAAGAGG GCTGTTCCAACATCAAAGGGTCAAGCACTTGCTGATGAATATGGAATCAAGTTCTTTGAAACA AGTGCCAAAACAAATCTAAATGTGGAAGAGGTTTTCTTCTCGATAGCAAAGGACATTAAGCAGAGACTCACAGATACTGACTCGAGAGCAGAG CCTGCGACGATTAGGATAAGCCAAACAGACCAGGCTGCTGGAGCCGGACAAGCCACGCAGAAGTCTGCATGCTGTGGAACTTAA
- the LOC103856601 gene encoding ras-related protein RABE1c isoform X2, which produces MAAPPARGRADYDYLIKLLLIGDSGVGKSCLLLRFSDGSFTTSFITTIGIDFKIRTIELDTKRIKLQIWDTAGQERFRTITTAYYRGAMGILLVYDVTDESSFNNIRNWIRNIEQHASDNVNKILVGNKADMDESKRAVPTSKGQALADEYGIKFFETSAKTNLNVEEVFFSIAKDIKQRLTDTDSRAEPATIRISQTDQAAGAGQATQKSACCGT; this is translated from the exons ATGGCTGCTCCACCTGCTAGGGGTAGAGCCGATTACGATTACCTCATAAAGCTTCTCCTGATCGGTGATAGCG GTGTGGGCAAAAGTTGTTTGCTGTTAAGGTTCTCTGATGGCTCATTCACCACTAGCTTCATCACCACCATTGG CATTGATTTTAAGATTAGAACTATTGAGCTTGATACTAAACGCATCAAGCTCCAGATTTGGGATACTGCTGGTCAAGAACGTTTTCGAACCATCACCACTG CTTATTACCGAGGGGCAATGGGCATTTTGCTGGTCTATGATGTCACAGACGAGTCATCCTTTAACA ATATTAGGAACTGGATTCGTAATATTGAACAGCACGCTTCGGATAATGTTAATAAAATCTTGGTAGGGAACAAAGCCGATATGGATGAGAGCAAGAGG GCTGTTCCAACATCAAAGGGTCAAGCACTTGCTGATGAATATGGAATCAAGTTCTTTGAAACA AGTGCCAAAACAAATCTAAATGTGGAAGAGGTTTTCTTCTCGATAGCAAAGGACATTAAGCAGAGACTCACAGATACTGACTCGAGAGCAGAG CCTGCGACGATTAGGATAAGCCAAACAGACCAGGCTGCTGGAGCCGGACAAGCCACGCAGAAGTCTGCATGCTGTGGAACTTAA
- the LOC103856603 gene encoding zinc finger protein ZAT12 codes for MVAISEINPTVEAKAANCLMLLSRVGQKGGDQKRVFTCKTCLKEFHSFQALGGHRASHKKPNNNESLSGLVKKAKAPSSHPCPICGVEFPMGQALGGHMRRHRNEIGGGAALVTRALLPEPTMTTLKKSSSGKRVACLDLSLGMVENLNLKLELGRTVC; via the coding sequence atggtTGCAATCTCTGAGATTAACCCGACGGTGGAGGCTAAGGCGGCGAACTGTCTGATGCTTTTATCAAGAGTCGGACAAAAAGGTGGGGATCAAAAACGCGTTTTCACATGTAAAACGTGTTTGAAAGAGTTTCATTCGTTTCAAGCGTTGGGAGGTCACCGTGCGAGTCACAAGAAACCTAACAACAATGAGAGTCTCTCTGGATTGGTGAAGAAAGCCAAAGCTCCTTCGTCGCACCCTTGTCCGATATGCGGAGTGGAGTTTCCGATGGGACAAGCTCTAGGAGGTCACATGAGGAGACACAGGAACGAGATTGGCGGCGGAGCAGCGTTGGTTACACGGGCGTTATTGCCGGAGCCGACGATGACGACGTTGAAGAAGTCGAGCAGTGGGAAGAGGGTGGCGTGTTTGGATCTGAGTTTGGGGATGGTTGAGAATTTGAATCTCAAGTTGGAGCTTGGAAGAACTGtttgttga